The DNA window CTGATGATATTTTAATCCTAGCCATGTCGGCCTCCTTTGAGCTTCACTTTTACTGGTATTGTTACCAGATTAAGCCTTGGAGTGCCGACATGGTATTTTTGCGTCCTCCGACCAACCCCGGACAGGTATGCCTTCGGCGACTGGGGGAAAGGGAGAGATAAACCTGTTTGTCCATATTGTGGTGAAAAAGAACGCATACAAAACCGGAAGAAAAAGAATTTTATCAAGGCCTTGCATGCAAAAAAGATTTTACCGTTCGTATTGTTACTGTTTTTGCCCGTTCTCACATCCTTTTACATAAATGGCTATACGCTATTTACCTTCTTGTAACTGTCCGCAAAGATATTTCGTCTGTACAATTGTCAAAAGAATTAGGCATTACACAAAAATCAGCATGGTATATGTTGTAGCGACTTCGTGCAGCATGCGGAAATGATAATGATGACGATGATTACAATGATGGTGGAGTGAGTAGTAAATTTTTACGGGGTATGGTTGAAGCCGATGAAACATACATTGGCGGCAAGGAAACCAACAAACATGAGTGCAGAAAGCTCAAAGCTGGGCGAGGCACCATAGGGAAAACCGCAGTTATTGGTTTTCGAGAACGCTCCGGACAAACAAAGGCCAAGGTC is part of the Pseudodesulfovibrio sp. JC047 genome and encodes:
- a CDS encoding transposase, with the translated sequence MSSKFLRGMVEADETYIGGKETNKHECRKLKAGRGTIGKTAVIGFRERSGQTKAKVLTSVKKGAIRAAVRGIVASQATLHTDTSRFSWHGRIRTFFSQP